Proteins from one Telopea speciosissima isolate NSW1024214 ecotype Mountain lineage chromosome 1, Tspe_v1, whole genome shotgun sequence genomic window:
- the LOC122664170 gene encoding mavicyanin-like: MTNFRLSRCQFFWAVQVLMLLQTNVLCYQYQVGDLHAWGMPTSANPNIYTNWSQTNQVKIGDSVFFLYPPSQDSVIQVTEQAFNACNLKNPILSMDDGNSLFNITSPGRFYFTSGIPGHCENSQKLQISVLFANGSALPPSYYGYDISASPAPSPSYSTASGSTPTASSSLPLQSFSSTILAAVFGATIFMIISSCI, translated from the exons ATGACAAATTTTAGGCTTTCAAGATGCCAATTTTTTTGGGCAGTTCAGGTTCTTATGCTGCTGCAAACCAATGTCCTCTGCTATCAATACCAGGTGGGAGATTTGCATGCTTGGGGGATGCCCACTTCAGCCAATCCAAATATCTACACCAACTGGTCCCAAACAAACCAGGTTAAGATTGGAGATTCTGTGT TCTTCCTCTATCCACCGAGTCAAGATTCAGTGATCCAAGTCACTGAGCAAGCATTCAACGCATGCAACCTCAAAAACCCCATCTTATCCATGGACGACGGCAATTCGTTGTTTAACATCACTTCACCGGGTAGATTCTACTTCACGAGTGGAATACCAGGGCACTGCGAGAATTCACAAAAACTCCAAATTTCAGTTCTTTTCGCAAATGGGTCTGCGCTTCCTCCTTCTTACTACGGCTACGACATAAGCGCATCGCCGGCACCTTCTCCTTCGTACTCTACAGCATCTGGGTCCACTCCGACGGCgtcttcttctttgcctctgCAGAGCTTTTCGTCAACCATTTTGGCTGCTGTTTTCGGAGCAACCATTTTTATGATTATCAGTAGCTGTATCTGA